In Pseudobacter ginsenosidimutans, the following are encoded in one genomic region:
- a CDS encoding SxtJ family membrane protein: MSNSIDTSRAKVLETILVLVLACGVFYWLTKNNYLLIAAAVIGFIGLFVSPAAKGIHWAWMKLAQGLGYVMSKVILSIVFFVFLLPVAAISRLFTKNKTVQMKAGATSYFKERNFTYNKESLENVW; this comes from the coding sequence ATGAGCAATTCAATAGATACCAGCAGGGCCAAAGTGCTGGAGACCATCCTCGTGCTGGTACTCGCTTGCGGCGTTTTCTACTGGTTAACCAAAAATAATTACCTGCTGATCGCCGCTGCTGTGATCGGCTTTATCGGGCTCTTTGTTTCACCTGCTGCAAAAGGCATCCACTGGGCCTGGATGAAACTGGCGCAGGGACTCGGATACGTGATGAGCAAAGTGATCCTGAGCATTGTGTTCTTCGTATTCCTGTTACCGGTAGCTGCTATCAGCCGACTGTTCACGAAGAACAAAACCGTTCAGATGAAAGCCGGCGCTACCTCTTATTTCAAAGAGAGGAATTTTACGTACAACAAGGAGAGTCTGGAGAACGTGTGGTAA
- a CDS encoding DUF5989 family protein translates to MDFLKDLWKFMKARKKWWLAPLIVILLLLGILLVLGGGSAIAPFIYTLF, encoded by the coding sequence ATGGACTTTTTAAAAGATCTCTGGAAATTCATGAAAGCGAGAAAGAAATGGTGGCTCGCCCCACTGATTGTGATCCTGTTGCTGCTGGGTATCTTGCTGGTACTGGGTGGCGGATCTGCTATCGCTCCATTTATTTACACATTATTCTAA